ATAGACCTCTTTTGCTCCATAGTCAACAAGAGCCTGAGCTGCTGCAACAATTGTCCCTGCTGTGTCTATCATATCATCAACCATCAGACAGGTCTTGTCCTTCACATCACCTATAATATTCATTATCTCAGCAACATTTGCCTTGGGGCGCCTTTTGTCCACAATAGCAAGTGGCAAATCAAGCTTTGTCGCAAAGTTGCGTGCTCTTGTAACACTGCCAAGGTCAGGCGATACCACAACAGCATTATCAAGATTGATATTTTCAAGAAAGTACTTTGCCAGAATTGGCACACCAATCAAATGGTCAAGCGGTATGTCAAAAAAGCCCTGAATCTGTGGCGCATGAAGGTCCATGGTAAGCACCCTGTCAGCCCCAGCCGAGGTAATCAGGTTTGCAACAAGCTTTGCAGTGATCGGGTCACGTGCTCTTGCTTTTCTGTCCTGCCTTGCATACCCATAATAAGGAATTACAGCTGTTATTCGCCCGGCCGATGCTCTTTTGAATGCGTCAATCATAATTAAAAGCTCCATAAGATTCTCATTTACAGGGTGGCATGTTGACTGGACAACAAACACATCCGCACCGCGCACAGTTTCATTGATTTTAACCGAAATCTCACCGTCTGAAAATCTGCCTATCTCAGCATCGCCAAGCTTTTTGTCAAGCTTTTTTGCTATCTCTTCTGCCAGGTCTCTGTTTGAATTGCCGGCAAATATCTTTATCTCTTTGCCATGTGTTATCACTTTTTTTACCCCCAGCACAAAAGTTAATTTTAAGTATCTTCTTTTCGCAATCTATATTATAACACAAATTAAATGATCTCTCTTTAAAAAATCACCTGTTTTCATACATCTGTTTTCTTTTCAAAACCCAGCCTTCTTTGTTGGTTTGCCTCTGTCTTGCAATTGCAAGTGCATTTGCAGGAACATCCTCTGTTATTGTAGAACCTGCTGCAATATAGGCATTCTCCCCAATTTTAACCGGCGCAACAAGATTGGAATTGCAGCCTATAAAGGCATTGTTCTCTACAACTGTTCTGTGTTTTTTATACCCATCATAGTTTACAAAAATCGTCCCGCATCCCAAGTTTACATTCTCGCCGATGTCAGCATCCCCAATATATGTAAGATGAGCTGACTTTGTATTTTTGCCAAGCTTGGAGTTTTTTATCTCAACAAAGTTTCCAATTTTTACTCCCTCTTCTAAATGACTGTTGGGTCTTAAGTGTGCATACGGTCCTATTTTGACATTATCTTTTATCTTAGAGCTCTCTATCACAGAAAACTGAATATGACAGCTGTTGCCTACTTTTGAGTCAACAATGTAGGTCTGAGGACCGATAACACAGTCCTCACCAATTGAAGTTTTGCCAAGGATAAATGTGCCCGGATAAATCACTGTATCCCTGCCAATCTGAACATCCGGATGAATATAAGTATTGTATATGTCTATTATCTGTACACCATTTGAAAGATGATCTTTATTTATCCTGAGTTTTAACTCCTGCTCGGCAACAAAAAGCTCATATCTTGAATTGATGCCCATAACCTCAAAATTGTCTTCTGCAGTCACTTTCACAATCTTTTTGCCATCTCTGTTTAGTATTTCAATGGCATCTGTAAGATAATACTCATTCTGGCTATTGTTATTGTTAATCCTGCCAAGAACATTTACAAGTTCCTGTTTTTCAAAGCAATAAAAGCCTGGATTTATCTCTTTTATTTTCTTCTCCTGGTAAGTTGCATCCCTCTCCTCAACAATTTTTAGCACATTCCCATTCTCATCTGCAATTATCCTGCCATAACCGTATGGATTATCAAAAATGGCTGTAAGAAGGCAAAGTGCTGCATTCTCCTTTATTCTTTTCTGAGAAAGCCTCTTTAAAGTATCAGCCTTTATAAATGGCGCATCACCATATAGAACAAAAACATCCTCTGTGCTATCTGGTACCTGGTCAAGGGCACACATTACAGCATGTGCTGTGCCAAGCTGTTTTTCCTGATACGCAAATTTCACATTCCTTCCTTCCAAAACCTTGTATACGTCCTCTTTTTTATTCCCAACAACAACCACAACTGCAGCATTTTCAAAGTTTTTTTCAATCTCATCTATTATATAAAGTATCATGGGCTTTCCCATAACTTTCTGAACAACTTTGGAATATTTTGATTTCATCCTCTTACCTTCGCCAGCTGCCAGGATTATAAATGTACTTCTGACATTCATCTGTCCTCACCTTTTCTATTTTCTTCAAATTTGACAACTTCTATACCGGCCTCTTCAAATATTGACCTGCTCATCTCGTCAGGATATGAGCCTTTGTAGATTACCTTTTTGATACCTGCATTCACTATCATTTTGGCACAAATCACACAGGGATACGTTGTTGTGTAAATAACGCTGCCGTCGATATTCACTCCCATTTTAGCAGCCTGTATTATTGCATTTTGCTCAGCATGAAGCCCTCTGCAAAGTTCATGTCTCTGCCCTGACGGTACATTCAGCTTTTCTCTCAAACACCCCACCTCTTCACAGTGAGGCAGGTTACTCGGTGCACCATTATAGCCGGTTGCCAGAATCCTCTTGTCCTTTACAATCAGGGCTCCCACTTTTCGCCTCAAACATGTTGACCTTTCCTTTACAATATCAACAATCTGCATAAAATACTCATCCCAGGTAGGTCTCATTTGTCTTCCTCCAGTTTATATCATCTTTATTTTGTACCAAATAGCCTGTCCCCTGCATCACCAAGCCCAGGTACAATATATCCATGGTCGTTCAGCTTCTCATCAACCGCTGCACAGTACACTTCAACATCCGGATGTGCAGATGTCAACCTTTCAATTCCTTCAGGTGCCGCAATCAGGCACATAAGTTTTAAACTCAGCGGATTGTACCTTTTGATGTAGTCAAACGCAGCAACAGCAGACCCGCCTGTTGCAAGCATTGGATCAAGTACAATTATATCCCTTTCATGTACATCCTGAGGAAGCTTGCAATAATACTCAACAGGCTTTAAAGTCTGCGGGTCTCTGTAAAGACCAATATGCCCGACCTTTGCTGCAGGGATAAGTTTCAAAAGCCCATCAACCATACCAAGCCCGGCTCTTAAAATTGGAACAACTGCAAGTTTTCTACCGGAGATTACTCTGCATTTTGCAACTCCAACAGGCGTTTCGATCTCAACCTCTTTCAGCGGCAGATTCCTTGTAACTTCATATGCCATGAGCATTGCTATTTCTTCAACAAGCTCTCTGAACTCCTTGCTGCCTGTATTTTTGTCTCTAATCAATGTGAGCTTGTGCTGAATAAGCGGATGGTCAAAAACATACACATTCTTCTTGTACTCAATCATCAAGCTCTTCTCCTTTCTGTAAATTATATAAACTGGTATTTAATCCTGCATATTTTCAATCTCATGTATCTTGTCAACTCTTCTCTGGTGTCTCCCACCTTCAAACTGGGCTGATAGAAAACTATCCACAATTTCACATGCAAGCCCTTCACCAATAACCCTTGCACCCATAGCGAGGATGTTTGCATTGTTATGTGCACGTGCTGCTTTTGCTGAGAATGTGTCATGGCAGAGCGCAGCTCTGATACCCTTTACTTTATTTGCAGCAATTGAAATACCAATCCCTGTGCCACATATTAAAATTCCAAAGTCAAACTCGCCATTTTTTACTGCGATTGCCACATCCCTCGCAATGTCCGGATAGTCACAGGACTCTTCCGAATATGTTCCAAAGTCTTTGTACTCGATTCCTCTTCTGTTAAGATGCTTCTTTACAGCCTCTTTTAGTCTAAACCCTGCATGGTCAGACCCAATCGCCAATTTCAATTCCATCTCTCCCCTCTCAAAAATTTTATAAATGTATTTTTATAGCAAAGAGCAAAAAGAAGGCTCATATCTCTGTGCTACATCCAGACTAAAATCAAAGCTTTCAAATACACCTTTTTCTTCCAGGATGCACTTTACAGTCATCAGCGCAACATCAGGGTGATTGTTCTCCTCACTCATATGTCCCAGATAAATTCTCTTTGTTCTGCTGAGGTCAAGCTGTAAAATCATCTGTGCTGCCTGTTCATTTGACAGATGTCCTGTGTCACTTTTTATTCTCTGTTTCAAATAATAAGGATAAGGACCGGTTAAAAGCATCTCAACATCGTGGTTTGATTCAATCAGGATGATATCAGAAAAATCTATCTTTCGGACAATACCCTCCTGCACATGACCCAAATCAGTTGAGATTGAAATTTTTTTATTTCCAGCATAAAAACAAAAACCCATGGGGTCTGCCGCATCGTGCGGAACTGAAAAAGTCTCAATACCAATGCTGCCAACCGAAAAGCTTGTCCCTGTTTCAATCAGTTTTACATATCTTTCGTCAACCCTGCCAATTGATTTTTTTATAGCCTCCCATGTTTTGTAGTTTGTTATAACCGGCACATTGAGTTTTCTAAAGTACACACCTGCACACTTCACATGGTCAGAGTGGTCATGGGATAATAAAATAGCATCTATCTTTCTGCTAAAGCCAATTCTATCCAAGGCGAAGGTGAGCTTTTTGAAGCTCACACCCGCATCCACAAGGATTGTCGTATCCCTGTATGAAAATAAGATTACATTTCCACTGCTACCACTGTAAAGCGGACAGAAAAGTAGCTCATAAGACATTATTCCCTTTCTCCTTCTTATCTTAAACTCTTGAGACTTTTGCACCCAAAAGTTTGAGCTTATAATCTATATTTTCATAGCCTCTGTCAACATTTTTGGTGTTGTATATAACCGTCTTTCCCTTTGCAGCAAGTCCTGCAACAATCAAAGCAGCACCGGCTCTAAGGTCAAGCGCTATAACCTCTGCACCCTGCAAACTCTCAACACCCTCCACAATGGCAACTCTTCCTTCCACCTTGATATTTGCTCCCATTCTTTTAAGTTCATCCACATACTGATACCTGTTTTCCCACACACCTTCTGTGACAACGCTTGTTCCACTGCAAAGGCTCAAAAGCACTGTCATCTGGGGCTGAAGGTCGGTCGGAAACCCGGGGTATGGCATTGTTTTTATACTTGAGGCTTTAAGCCTTTCTTTGCATTTTACCTCAATGCTGTCCTCATAAACATTTACCTCAGCACCCATCTCAAGTAGCTTTGCAGTCAAAGATTCCAAATGTTTGGGTATTATGTTTTTTACAATAATGTGCCCTTTTGTTGCACAGGCAGCTATCATGTATGTACCAGCTTCTATCTGGTCAGGAATGATTGCATACCTTGCAGGCAAAAGTTTGCTTACACCCTCAATTCTTATTACATCCGTCCCCGCACCTTTAATCCTTGCGCCCATGGCGTTTAGAAAATTGGCAACATCAACAACATGCGGCTCTTTGGCTGCATTTTCTATTATTGTTGTGCCTTTTGCTTTCACAGCTGCAAGCATGAGATTGATTGTAGCTCCAACAGACACAACATCTAAATAGATTTTTGTCCCAACAAGCTCTCTTGCATATGCCTTTATCATGCCATTTTCAATCCTAACATCAGCGCCAAGCGCTCTAAACCCTTTTATATGCTGGTCAATCGGGCGGGCACCAAAGTTGCACCCGCCCGGCATCGCAACCTCTGCCCTGCCAAAACGCGTAAGAAGTGCTCCAATCAGGTAGTATGAAGCTCTTATTTTTCGAACACTTTCGTATGGTGCTACAAAGCTATTTAAATTGCTTGCATCTATCCTGAGTGAATGATTGTCATATTCAATCTTTGCTCCAAGCCTGAGCAGAATATCATCCATTGCAAATACATCTTCAATCAGAGGAAGATTTTCAATTACACTCTCCCCCTCTGCCATCAGGGCAGCGGGAATGACAGCAACTGCAGCA
The Caldicellulosiruptor morganii DNA segment above includes these coding regions:
- a CDS encoding deoxycytidylate deaminase — protein: MRPTWDEYFMQIVDIVKERSTCLRRKVGALIVKDKRILATGYNGAPSNLPHCEEVGCLREKLNVPSGQRHELCRGLHAEQNAIIQAAKMGVNIDGSVIYTTTYPCVICAKMIVNAGIKKVIYKGSYPDEMSRSIFEEAGIEVVKFEENRKGEDR
- the rpiB gene encoding ribose 5-phosphate isomerase B, which encodes MKLAIGSDHAGFRLKEAVKKHLNRRGIEYKDFGTYSEESCDYPDIARDVAIAVKNGEFDFGILICGTGIGISIAANKVKGIRAALCHDTFSAKAARAHNNANILAMGARVIGEGLACEIVDSFLSAQFEGGRHQRRVDKIHEIENMQD
- the glmU gene encoding bifunctional UDP-N-acetylglucosamine diphosphorylase/glucosamine-1-phosphate N-acetyltransferase GlmU — protein: MNVRSTFIILAAGEGKRMKSKYSKVVQKVMGKPMILYIIDEIEKNFENAAVVVVVGNKKEDVYKVLEGRNVKFAYQEKQLGTAHAVMCALDQVPDSTEDVFVLYGDAPFIKADTLKRLSQKRIKENAALCLLTAIFDNPYGYGRIIADENGNVLKIVEERDATYQEKKIKEINPGFYCFEKQELVNVLGRINNNNSQNEYYLTDAIEILNRDGKKIVKVTAEDNFEVMGINSRYELFVAEQELKLRINKDHLSNGVQIIDIYNTYIHPDVQIGRDTVIYPGTFILGKTSIGEDCVIGPQTYIVDSKVGNSCHIQFSVIESSKIKDNVKIGPYAHLRPNSHLEEGVKIGNFVEIKNSKLGKNTKSAHLTYIGDADIGENVNLGCGTIFVNYDGYKKHRTVVENNAFIGCNSNLVAPVKIGENAYIAAGSTITEDVPANALAIARQRQTNKEGWVLKRKQMYENR
- the upp gene encoding uracil phosphoribosyltransferase, with amino-acid sequence MIEYKKNVYVFDHPLIQHKLTLIRDKNTGSKEFRELVEEIAMLMAYEVTRNLPLKEVEIETPVGVAKCRVISGRKLAVVPILRAGLGMVDGLLKLIPAAKVGHIGLYRDPQTLKPVEYYCKLPQDVHERDIIVLDPMLATGGSAVAAFDYIKRYNPLSLKLMCLIAAPEGIERLTSAHPDVEVYCAAVDEKLNDHGYIVPGLGDAGDRLFGTK
- a CDS encoding UDP-N-acetylglucosamine 1-carboxyvinyltransferase: MKPNHEKIIIEGGYPLFGEVTINGAKNAAVAVIPAALMAEGESVIENLPLIEDVFAMDDILLRLGAKIEYDNHSLRIDASNLNSFVAPYESVRKIRASYYLIGALLTRFGRAEVAMPGGCNFGARPIDQHIKGFRALGADVRIENGMIKAYARELVGTKIYLDVVSVGATINLMLAAVKAKGTTIIENAAKEPHVVDVANFLNAMGARIKGAGTDVIRIEGVSKLLPARYAIIPDQIEAGTYMIAACATKGHIIVKNIIPKHLESLTAKLLEMGAEVNVYEDSIEVKCKERLKASSIKTMPYPGFPTDLQPQMTVLLSLCSGTSVVTEGVWENRYQYVDELKRMGANIKVEGRVAIVEGVESLQGAEVIALDLRAGAALIVAGLAAKGKTVIYNTKNVDRGYENIDYKLKLLGAKVSRV
- a CDS encoding MBL fold metallo-hydrolase, whose product is MSYELLFCPLYSGSSGNVILFSYRDTTILVDAGVSFKKLTFALDRIGFSRKIDAILLSHDHSDHVKCAGVYFRKLNVPVITNYKTWEAIKKSIGRVDERYVKLIETGTSFSVGSIGIETFSVPHDAADPMGFCFYAGNKKISISTDLGHVQEGIVRKIDFSDIILIESNHDVEMLLTGPYPYYLKQRIKSDTGHLSNEQAAQMILQLDLSRTKRIYLGHMSEENNHPDVALMTVKCILEEKGVFESFDFSLDVAQRYEPSFCSLL
- a CDS encoding ribose-phosphate diphosphokinase — translated: MITHGKEIKIFAGNSNRDLAEEIAKKLDKKLGDAEIGRFSDGEISVKINETVRGADVFVVQSTCHPVNENLMELLIMIDAFKRASAGRITAVIPYYGYARQDRKARARDPITAKLVANLITSAGADRVLTMDLHAPQIQGFFDIPLDHLIGVPILAKYFLENINLDNAVVVSPDLGSVTRARNFATKLDLPLAIVDKRRPKANVAEIMNIIGDVKDKTCLMVDDMIDTAGTIVAAAQALVDYGAKEVYACCTHPVLSGPAVERIQNSPIKELIVLNTIPLPPEKRIEKIKVLSVADLFAEAINRIYGDVAISPMFDEYISTKGNR